The window TGACGCGCCCTTGCTTTGACTATGTAGCTCTGGGACACGTCCACCGACATCAAAATCTCAACCCCTCCAATGACCCGCCTGTCATTTACCCTGGCAGCATTGAGCGGGTAGACTTCAGTGAAGAAAAAGAAGATAAGGGTTATGTGCTAGTTGAGTTGGCACGAGGTCGTGCTCAGTGGGAATTTTGTCCGTTGCCAGTACGTCCTTTCCGGACAATCGAGATGGATGTTTCTGAAGCTACCGAGCCTCAAAGCGCATTAATTAAAGCGATTGGCAAAAAGAAGATTCAAGATGCCGTCGTGCGGCTGATATACAAGCTGCGTTCTGAACAACTGGACTTAATCGACAATACTGCTATCCATCAATCCTTGAGTGACGCCCACAGCTACAGCATTCGCCCGGAGTTAATCAGTCAGCTAGCTCGTCCTCGCTTACCCGAACTGGGTGTCGGGAGTAGCATTAACCCGATGGATGCTCTGTGTACCTATTTAGAAAACCGTCAAGACCTCAAGGATATCTCTAAGGAGATGATGGAGGCGGCCCATCGGTTACTGGCCGGGGAGAATGAAACTTGGTTAGACATCGCTGATCTGGAGGCCGTACAGCTTAGTCAAAATCAAAGCAGCCAACAGATGGGGGAGAACACGAATACCCAACTGCGGCTGCTTTAGAGGTTTTGGCACAATATGTCTCTAGCTTAGAGAGACAGTTTTAGAGATTATTGAGATTAGGGAGAAGGTGTACCTGTACCTGCTGGGGTCTCTGCTGGAGTCGTTGTGGTCGCAGGGGTCTCTGCCGGAGTAGTCGTTTCTGCGGGGGTCTCTGCTGGGGAAATGGTACCTGCCGGAGTAGTGGTATCCGTCGGTGTTTCTTCTTTTGGCTGGCAGGCGGCTAGCGTTGTCACCATGCCCAGTAGAACTAGAACGAAGATTTTTGATTTCACAGTAAACATCCTCACATTCATTTCAAGTTTTCGGCGGCTCTCCTATCCTGACAGAAATGTTAAGTTCATTTCACATTTCCAGGAAAGGACTTTCTGGGGTATTTTCTACTACTCTAGTTACATATAGCAATACCCTAGTCAAAAATACCTAACGTTGCAGGCTTCGCTAGGGACGATGCTAGCTCAAGGCGATGGTACCCCCCCCCATCAGGGTGGCCATCCTCAATGTCTTACCTCTCCTTGTAACAGGGAGACGCTATTACTTACCGATAGTCCTTCTATCCGTCCGGACTCTTTCGGCGGCTATCTTGACTCCGCCAGAGGGATACCCGGAAAAAATTTAGAATTAAAGAGTTAATACACAAATGACCTACAGGCTATCGGCTGGCTAGAGTTAATCATGTAAACAAATAGCCGTTTTTCACTGTTTGGGGTTCTCCCCAACGATAGAGTTTTCATTTAAAATCCAATAGTGTTCTTTTGACACGCTCCCCTATGTCTCGGATGTACAAACTTCTATCGGTTGTCTTAGTGACCACAACTTTATTCATGGGTCTGATGGAACGCTACCCCATTGCAACGGCGGGGACTTGTGTGGCGCGTAGCAGTTGTGGGCAGCAGCCCATCAAGTTTATACCGGGACAACGCATTACTGTTGAAGTTGTTAACTTGACTCAACGTGCAGTTCAGTTGCAAAAAATAGCTGGTACTAACCCTGTTGCTATTCGTCCGGGACAGGTGCTGTCTTTTGGACGGGGAGGTAGGACAGAACCTAATTTCTCGGTAGTGGTATGGGATGCGATCGGAGTCCCACTGAAGGTGAATATCCTGAAACCCAAAGCTAGAACTCTACGGATAGAAGTGCGTCTCGGTGGGCGTCCTCCAGGCGATCGCTCCATTTATCTTAAAGATGATGGTCGAGTTGGGGTTTTCTAAATTCCACAGGCACTCTTATTATTACCCACATTCTTACCCATAGGGAGCGATGCTTCTAAATCTTGTACTTTAGAGCAACTCCGTCTCCGGTTGCACAATGGAGGAAATCACTCATTGAGATTTGTTTTGTTGCTACTATTGTTTAAACAATTGATTTCAGCGTTCAGGGGTAGCCAAGATATATCTATATCTTGGCTACTTGTTATATGTGGGAATTCGACACTACCCACCAATCAGAACAGTGGGACAGCCCTGAACAATTTTATTGGGTGGGCCAACAGCTTCCACAATGGTGTCACCCATACGACAGGCTGGGAGATTGTTAATTAAAACAGTGGCGCTGCCATCAATAACCACACCAGGCCCATGGGGCGGAAGGGGCAAAGGTGTAGTACATAGATGAATATCTGCACCACCTGCACTACCCTTAATGGCGCTGCTCATCGTTGCCGCCGTCGTCGCCTTCGTGGTTTCCTCCGCCGTCTTCGCCCCAGGAGCACCTGGCGTACCCGCAGCAGCAAGTGTAGCTGCCTCAGCCGTTCGGATAGCCATGTCAGCCGCTTGCTTAGCCGATTGCAATGCGGCTGCTCCTGCTAGGGGTATACCCCGCCATGCAGGTAAACCACCAATGAACACATTGAGGCTACCGGGACTTCCAGTCAAAGCGGGGGGAAACGGATGCGCGACCGTATCGGTAATTCTAGCAGCGGGTCTGCTCATAAGAACTCCTGTTTCTAATTGAGTTTAATGATGGCACCTCTAACATTGACGATGGTTGTGGCTGTAATATCGATTTGCGCGGCGTCGATGGTGAGTCGGGTACCTGCTTTGATATTGATTTCACCCGTTGGGCTACTCATGGTAATCGAGGCTAAACCTCCTAGACTCGTTTTGATTTCAATCTTTTTGCTCTGATCATCTAAGCGTACATAATGACCATCTCTTGTTTTGATTTCTGCAAATTTTTCAGTGTCATTTAAGCGGACTTGATGACCGTAGACGGTATCGATATAAACCCCTTTCTTACTTGCACCTTTATCCTCATCCACAAACTGGAGTTTATGACCGGTTCGAGTTTTAAAGGTTCGTAGACGCACCTTGCCACCCACAACGCTATTATCTACCCGCTCCGGTGGGGCATCTGTGCCATTCCAAACTCCACCAATGACGTAAGGGCGATGAATGTCACCATGCTCAAAGGCAACGAGTACCTCATCGTTAATTTCCGGCAGGCAGTCAAACCCCCGGTTAGATCCTGCGCCTGTTCCCACAACTCGCGCCCAGTAACTAGCGTGTTCTTCAGTCAGAGTGGGAAACTTGACTCTAACTCGACCCCACTTCTTCGGATCTTGGTTATCGGTAACAATGCCAACTAAGGGAGTTTGTCCAGCTTGGCGGGGAGTTTGGGGTGACAACATTGATAGGAGGTTTCCCCCTCGCAAGCCCCGCACACTAAACTCGGTGGTGTAAACTCGCTCGTGAAAAAAGTGACGGGTTTCTGTGACATAGTACTTGCCGCTATACTTGCCCATATCTCTGAGTTCCACCACCTTTCCCGGTCGGATTTCTGGGTTACCCTCAGCCTTAGCATCTGCATGGACAAACTCTCCGCCTAACTCGTCACACAGCGTTTGAGCAATTGTCTTCGCCTCATCGTTACTGAAGACGGGCTGATCCACGACAATCATTTTAGGTGTGGGAGGTTGACCTTTGAAGCTCCTACTCGTCTGACTACCTTTGCCATTCTCTGTCTGGGTCCATACCTTTTCTCTATTTGCCGTTTCCACAATGGGCTGTTTCCTGTCATAGTCCCAACCCCTGACTTCAACCTCGCTCACCTGTTGGGCGCTACTGACACGGACACTGAAACTATGTAACTCTGTTAACCACTTCAGTTGCAAGGACTGATCTACTTTGGGTTTACGGAAGTTCAGCTTGCCATTCTGAATAAACAACTCAAAGCCATTGTGAGCCGCCCGTTGCCGAAGGAATTGCAGATTGGTTTGATTGTTCTGAAAAACGTAGCCATTGGCACCATTGATATCACCGTAGCCATAAGGTCCACTCGTGTCGTCAATTGTGCCCGTTGGGATTCCTACTTCCCCAGCAATTTTATTGACAATGTCACTATCTTTCATGTTTTGGAAAGAGCGGTTGTGGCGTCCCCGGTTGAGGCGATGGGAGACATCGTACCCGCGAATAATGACGGGAGCCTGGGAGCCACTGGTGAAGTGGGTTTCCATCGCTGTAATTTCCCCTTCTAGAACGTAGCCTTTTTCCTCCTGCTCAAACTCATGGGATGCTGTGGTGCTGGAAGAGAAACCAATCTTGATCGGCTTGCCAATGGCAAACAAGTCTTGATGCTTCCACGGCTTATCTTCTTTCCTTCCTGGAGAATAAGCATTTTGGATAACGATCGTAAACATTCCTGGGAGGTGGAGGCTCTCTTCAACAGAGATTTGCAAAATGTCCTCCATTAAGTCATCAGAGGCTTCCTTGCCATCGATCTCTAAATTCGGTTTGGCTACATAATGCATACATATACCTCTAGAAAGCTTAATCCAGGCTTAATTCCTTGTTGGAGAGCGCTAATAATTACTGTTAGCTGATTTGCCAGTCAATGACTAGGGTGAGGTATAAGTCTACGACAAAAAAGCCTCTCGGTTTTGATCTCTACGTAGGCTTGTGCTGGGGCTAGGTGTCTGCTGACCGGGTTGGGGGTTTGGTAAGTCTAC is drawn from Microcoleus sp. AS-A8 and contains these coding sequences:
- the sbcD gene encoding exonuclease subunit SbcD, yielding MIKILHLSDIHMGSGFSHGRINPTTGLNTRLEDFVNTLSICIDRAISEPVDLVLFGGDAFPDATPPPYVQEAFASQFRRLVDAEIPTVLLVGNHDQHSQGQGGASLCIYRTLGVPGFVVGDAIATHRIQTVNGLVQVITLPWLTRSTLLTRPETEGLALAEVNDLLTQRLDPVLEAEIRRLDPEVPTVLLAHLMADRANLGAERFLAVGKGFTIPLSMLTRPCFDYVALGHVHRHQNLNPSNDPPVIYPGSIERVDFSEEKEDKGYVLVELARGRAQWEFCPLPVRPFRTIEMDVSEATEPQSALIKAIGKKKIQDAVVRLIYKLRSEQLDLIDNTAIHQSLSDAHSYSIRPELISQLARPRLPELGVGSSINPMDALCTYLENRQDLKDISKEMMEAAHRLLAGENETWLDIADLEAVQLSQNQSSQQMGENTNTQLRLL
- a CDS encoding PAAR domain-containing protein, with product MSRPAARITDTVAHPFPPALTGSPGSLNVFIGGLPAWRGIPLAGAAALQSAKQAADMAIRTAEAATLAAAGTPGAPGAKTAEETTKATTAATMSSAIKGSAGGADIHLCTTPLPLPPHGPGVVIDGSATVLINNLPACRMGDTIVEAVGPPNKIVQGCPTVLIGG
- a CDS encoding VgrG-related protein — its product is MHYVAKPNLEIDGKEASDDLMEDILQISVEESLHLPGMFTIVIQNAYSPGRKEDKPWKHQDLFAIGKPIKIGFSSSTTASHEFEQEEKGYVLEGEITAMETHFTSGSQAPVIIRGYDVSHRLNRGRHNRSFQNMKDSDIVNKIAGEVGIPTGTIDDTSGPYGYGDINGANGYVFQNNQTNLQFLRQRAAHNGFELFIQNGKLNFRKPKVDQSLQLKWLTELHSFSVRVSSAQQVSEVEVRGWDYDRKQPIVETANREKVWTQTENGKGSQTSRSFKGQPPTPKMIVVDQPVFSNDEAKTIAQTLCDELGGEFVHADAKAEGNPEIRPGKVVELRDMGKYSGKYYVTETRHFFHERVYTTEFSVRGLRGGNLLSMLSPQTPRQAGQTPLVGIVTDNQDPKKWGRVRVKFPTLTEEHASYWARVVGTGAGSNRGFDCLPEINDEVLVAFEHGDIHRPYVIGGVWNGTDAPPERVDNSVVGGKVRLRTFKTRTGHKLQFVDEDKGASKKGVYIDTVYGHQVRLNDTEKFAEIKTRDGHYVRLDDQSKKIEIKTSLGGLASITMSSPTGEINIKAGTRLTIDAAQIDITATTIVNVRGAIIKLN